The window TGGAGCATTCGAGCGTGGCTGAACGTGTCCATCAAAATCCAAATTTGATTTTCTCCATTGGAACGCAAGTTGTCACTCTGAGGAGCATTACCGGCGAAGGGGGCCGCATTCTGCATCCCAATGGTTCCGTGGGTGTTGTCATCCGCTCGCCCGGCGACCTGAATCACTCGTATCGAGTTCGATTTCTGGACGGGATCGAAGACTCCTTGCGGCGGGAAGACTTGACGACGCTGGCCCATTTCAAGGAAGGCGAGATCGGTGACTCGCAAATCACAGTAGCTCGGAACGACCTGTTCTCGCGAGTGATTTTTCGCTGCATCATTGGCTCGCGAGCCTACGGCTTGGAAGGCGAGCACTCCGATACAGATTACCGAGGCATCTATCTTCCTCCGGCTGACCTGCATTGGTCGCTGTACGGCGTTCCCGACCAGATCGACCGAGAAGAGACTCAAGAGCAGTGCTGGGAGTTGCAGCGGTTCTTAATATTGGCGCTCAAAGCGAACCCAAACGTCCTTGAGTGCCTCTATACACCATTGATCGAGAACATCACGCCGCTTGGAGAAGAACTGCTGTCAATGAGGTCTTCGTTCCTCTCGCGCTTGGTATTTCAAACCTACAACGGGTACGTCACCTCGCAATTTAAGAAGATGCAGGCTGACATCCGCAATCAAGGTCAAGTGAAATGGAAGCACGTGATGCACCTGATCCGGCTTTTGATTTCCGGTATCAGCGTGTTGCGCAATGGTTTTGTGCCAGTGCGTATGGACTCCCAACGAGAGCAACTGCTGGCCGTGAAACGAGGCGAGATTGCCTGGGATGAAACCGAGCGTTGGCGGATTAGTTTGCACCAAGAATTTGAACAGGCTGTGCAGCAAACAAGCCTGCCTGATCGACCCGACTACGAGCGCGCCAATGCCCTGCTCATTAAGGCGCGGCGTGCGGCTTTGCTGGAGGAACTTCCATGAATTTTGACCCCCGTTTACACCAACAAGTCGCCAGCCATCCTCACCCGCTGCTGTTCGCCACGATTAGTGGAGCGCATCTGTATGGGTTTCCATCAGCCGATTCCGACTTCGACCTGCGCGGCGTTCATTTGCTACCCCTCACGGAGGTCGTCGGCTTGAATCCGGGCCAGGAAACGATTGAAAAGTCGGGGTTCTACGACGGGCTGGAAATCGATCTCGTCACTCACGACGCCCACAAGTTTTTCGGCCTGATGCTGAAGAAGAACGGCTATGTGCTCGAGCAACTGCTGTCGCCGCTGGTCGTTCATACGACGCCAGAGCACGAAGAACTCAAGGCTTTGGCCACCGACTGCATCACCAAGCATCACGCCCACCATTACCTTGGTTTCGCAGCCACGCAGTGGAAACTGTTTCAAAAAGAGTCGCCGCCGCACGTCAAGCCACTGCTCTACGTGTATCGGGTCTTATTGACCGGGATCCACCTCATGCGCACGGGTCAAGTTGAAGCCAACTTAGTTCACTTGAACGAGGTGGCGAAACTGGACTTCATTCCCGATTTGATTGCCCGTAAGGTCGGAGGCCCCGAAAAAGGCCGGCTGGATCAAGCCGACCTGGAGTTTCACGAGCGGCAGTATCAGCAACTGACTGCGGAACTCGAACAGGCCTACGATCGAAGCAATCTGCCCGAAACGGCACGAGGGACTGCGGCGATGAATGATTTGCTTGTGAGGATTCGGATGAAAACGAGAGCGTAGTAGGTTAGGACCTGCTGAACCTACGATTTCTCTAGGTTCAACCCCTCACCCCGACCCTCTCTCCGGAGTACCGTGGAGAGGGAGTGAAGACGTGGCTTCGCCACGCTCAGCTCATCGCTACGGTAACCGTCTTATTCTCGAGGTAACCCTTCAAACCTTCTTCGCCGAGTTCGCGGCCCTGGCCTGAGAACTTAAAGCCACCGAAGGGGGCAGCCGCATCGAAGACGTCGTAGCAGTTGACCCACACCGTGCCGGCGCGGAGCTTGTTGGCGAGGGAGTGGGCCTTGCCGATGTCGCGGGTCCA is drawn from Anatilimnocola floriformis and contains these coding sequences:
- a CDS encoding nucleotidyltransferase domain-containing protein, whose translation is MNFDPRLHQQVASHPHPLLFATISGAHLYGFPSADSDFDLRGVHLLPLTEVVGLNPGQETIEKSGFYDGLEIDLVTHDAHKFFGLMLKKNGYVLEQLLSPLVVHTTPEHEELKALATDCITKHHAHHYLGFAATQWKLFQKESPPHVKPLLYVYRVLLTGIHLMRTGQVEANLVHLNEVAKLDFIPDLIARKVGGPEKGRLDQADLEFHERQYQQLTAELEQAYDRSNLPETARGTAAMNDLLVRIRMKTRA
- a CDS encoding nucleotidyltransferase domain-containing protein; translation: MAQLEHSSVAERVHQNPNLIFSIGTQVVTLRSITGEGGRILHPNGSVGVVIRSPGDLNHSYRVRFLDGIEDSLRREDLTTLAHFKEGEIGDSQITVARNDLFSRVIFRCIIGSRAYGLEGEHSDTDYRGIYLPPADLHWSLYGVPDQIDREETQEQCWELQRFLILALKANPNVLECLYTPLIENITPLGEELLSMRSSFLSRLVFQTYNGYVTSQFKKMQADIRNQGQVKWKHVMHLIRLLISGISVLRNGFVPVRMDSQREQLLAVKRGEIAWDETERWRISLHQEFEQAVQQTSLPDRPDYERANALLIKARRAALLEELP